aataaaattatttgaaaatagcCGGGATTCATACTTGTCGATGATTGAAAGTATCGATTCAGCGAAAAAGAGAGTATGGTTTGAAACATATATCTTTGAGGAATGCGAAACTGGAGAAAAATTTGTTGATTCGTTTTGTGAAGCATCACAAAGAGGATGCGAAGTTATTTTACTACTAGACGCTTTTGGTAGCTCTAAATTCCCGAAAAGATGGGAACAAAAGTTACTAAAAAATAATGTGAAGGTTATATGGTTTAATCCCATTTCTCAAATTTTTAAGGATACCTTTTTATTCAGGAATCACAGAAAGTTATTAATTGCTGATGAAAAGGCATATTGCGgatcaattaatattactaacCGAATTAATGATTCATCGTTGAATGACGAAGctaatatcaaaaattacaaCATAATTTGTAACTCGGCGTATAAAaaactaatttttttatttaaacaagtaatttattcaatttcacCAATAAAGGTTAATAAGCTTTGTTTCTACGATGTACACGCGGAGATAGAAGGCCCTGCAACTTACGATCTCGGAAAAGTTTTTATCGACTCACTCAAAGAATCTAAATGTGGAcaaattccaataatattccaGAGACCGAAGGAAATCAAGAATGGCACTATATTACAGGTACTATACAGTAATACAAGAAGGCAGCATAGAGGAATTCAAAatgttttaaatattgcaacaaaaaattcaaatagtTATATTTATCTCACAacttcttatttttttcctccAAGTTTTCTACGTAGAGCCATTCAAACtgcaattaataataatgtaaaAGTTTCGATGTTGTTATCAGGTAGATCCGATATTCCAGGAGATACAATTGCAACAAAGTATTTAATCAAAAGGTTTATTCAAAACAATgtaagatttttttttacaagAAATATTCACTGTCACGCTAAATACATTACAATAGATGGGATATGGTCATCTTTTGGAAGTTTTAACTGGGACGGGTTTTCTGCGAATCGAAATTTGGAAGTTTCTGTAGCGTCATTCGATTCAAAGATTGCAAGCCAGTTAATGAAAATGCACTCAAAAATGACGCATTCATTTCAAAGTACAGAACAAACAAT
This is a stretch of genomic DNA from Cryptosporidium parvum Iowa II chromosome 3, whole genome shotgun sequence. It encodes these proteins:
- a CDS encoding probable phosphatidylserine/phosphatidylglycerophosphate/cardiolipin synthase, 2x SMART_PLDc domains, possible bacterial origin, which produces ACKEIPYFFFLMKRKDKNEIINTNYIASKPWLAEEVNNRLKERDNIFNVCEDEFESNKWFQLMNKFSKYGEITRGNKIKLFENSRDSYLSMIESIDSAKKRVWFETYIFEECETGEKFVDSFCEASQRGCEVILLLDAFGSSKFPKRWEQKLLKNNVKVIWFNPISQIFKDTFLFRNHRKLLIADEKAYCGSINITNRINDSSLNDEANIKNYNIICNSAYKKLIFLFKQVIYSISPIKVNKLCFYDVHAEIEGPATYDLGKVFIDSLKESKCGQIPIIFQRPKEIKNGTILQVLYSNTRRQHRGIQNVLNIATKNSNSYIYLTTSYFFPPSFLRRAIQTAINNNVKVSMLLSGRSDIPGDTIATKYLIKRFIQNNVRFFFTRNIHCHAKYITIDGIWSSFGSFNWDGFSANRNLEVSVASFDSKIASQLMKMHSKMTHSFQSTEQTINQWNEQSRLTRVCSKAAYMLIKFVNKYL